Below is a window of Haloglycomyces albus DSM 45210 DNA.
TTCTTGGCGTTGTGGCGGCAGGCTTTGGCGATGTTGATAGCTCCGTTGAGTCGGAGGGCGCCGATGGCGAGGTTGCGGAGTCCGGCCATGGCGCGTGGGGCGTTTCCGGTTGAGACGGTGGAAGCGTCTTCCCGGAAGGTGCGGTCGCGGACGTGGTGGGAGCGGTTTTCAATGGTCCAGTGTCGTCTCATGTAGTGGTTGATGTGTTCGGGTATGGCCAGGTGGGCGGGGAGGTTGGAGACGGTTTCGCGGGTTTCTTTTGTTCGGCCTGCTGTGCGGCGTCGGTGTAGCTGAATGGCGAGGTTGGCTCCGGGTAGGCGTAGCGCTTTGATGGTCTCGTCGACGCAGGTGACTTTGACCGACCGGGTTTCTTTCCGGCCGTGTTGGTTGTCTGAGGTGGTGTGGCCGATGGGGGTCGTGTTCCATGGCAGGGCCTTGAGCGCTTGGTATTGCAGCTTCTGATTGTTTTTACGACGGCGATATAGTAGGTGTTCTTTTCTTCGTGGACCCACCGCAGTAGCTTTTTGACGGTGTGGAGGGCGTCGAAGGTGAGAACGGAGCCGGTCAGATCAAAGGACTCGAGGAGTGGTATAAATCCGGTCGTTTCGTTGGTTTTTGTCCCGACATCGTGTTGGGCGTAGGTGATCCCGTCGTCGTGGGTGACCAGGGACAAAAGGTGGCGGCGTTGGTTGCCTCGGGCGGTGGAACCTCTGAGGCTTTTGCCATCCAGGGCCTTCGCGGCCAGGAGGTGTCGTGTGCCGAAAGGCGGAGGGGAGTTGTCCTGGTCGACGTTTTGGTTCAGGGAGATCTGGTGGCGGTCGATCAGCCACTGGCCTATGGCCTGATCCAGGGCGTCGGCGTCGATGCGGGTGAGGATGGTGGTGATGCAAGCGCGCGAGGGTGACGTGCGCAGTTGGAACGGATGATACCGGAATCCCAGCTGTTGAAGGAGGTCGTCACCCAACTCGTCGGCTCATTCGGCGATCTCTGCGATGGTCGCGGCCCCGCAGGAGACAGCGACGGCGGTGACGGCCAGGACCGAAGCTAGCGGATACTACCGGCCTCGTCGCGAACGGGGATCAGGCACAAACTCGAGATAATCGCGCAAGTCGGGGAGATCGTCACGCTAGAGGTCACCCGCATGCGACAAGACAGCAGAAACTTGGGACGATGAGAATGAGGGCACGGTTTCTCCTTGAGCATCATACGATTTCGACACTCATATGATGAGGGAGACCGTGCCTGCTTTTATTGGCACCCCAACCGATCACGTTCTGTCACTTCAGGACGATCCCGGAACTCCAACACGCCCTGCCGGCCCAGCCCGATCAGGTGTCCCCACCAAAGGGGGAAGCTCCCATACTTTTAGAGAAAGCATGTCCGATACACACTAAGAACCATCTAGTTCCGGTTCAATAACTCGTTAACTACAGTTTCATCACTTTCATAGAAGGTCTCTTCTGCGCCCGGCCAACCAAATGTAAACCGAACAAAAATACAAACTTGTACAACGAAAATTATTCCAGCAATCCAATAGAGAACTCGTACGACCTTTGGCCGGTTTTCAAGCCCATTCTTAGACAGAATATAAGCAGCTATAAATCCACCCATTGGCAACATATATGCAAGAAAAACTACCGCTACAATTCCAAGTAGAGAGATAAATGCCTTCGATTCACTACTACGTTCACTAAATTGGTCGTTAGCCATCAACTTCCCTCTCTAATATATATGAGCATGATGGGGCCACACGGGCGGCAGCCCCATCATGCTGCCATACATTGACTCTTAAGGCATCAGTCAGCACAAGCTGCATGTATGCCGATATATCTCCCCATTATGGTAGATATTCACATGGATGCTGAGGCCCCAAGATCCTTTCCAATCGCCGACCCCTGATGAAACGGTGAACCTGTACCACTCTGAAATAGCTGTGTCCGGGAGATCGTATCTCTTTTGCGTGTAGCAACCATCACCAGAAATACTCACAAGATATGTATGCTTTACGTAGCATGTATGGTACCCTGTTTTGTTGAACTTTTCACTAGTGGACCAAACGTTTCCGTTGTTGTCGTAAAATGCAGTGCCCTTGTGCCTAACCGAAAACCAGTTAAGCGTGTCGTCGAGAGTTTGCGACCAGGACTTCGTGTAAATCGTGCGTGCCGCTGCGACATCTTGGAGCTCTTCCCCATTATCAGAGGTCAAGCCGCTAGCCGCTTCAATTTGCTCTGATGTGGCGACTTTTTCTTCCGACACAGTGACTTCAGATACGACATCACAATTGCCGCCACGCTGATTGGCAACCTCGATAGGGCAGTCGGTTGAGATGGTTTCGCGGACTGATTCCGCGTCGACATTTTCTTTTTGAACTTGCTCTGCTGATGCTGCACCAGCAGGGACAATCACTGCCAAAAGCGCCGTGGCGACAACGATCATCAATCGCGTCGAAACCATCTTAGAGGATTTTACTGCTTTCGCGAGAAGAGACACACTGGTTGGTGTCATTGCATTCCTATTCTAGTTGGGGGGTATAGAAGATCTTTTAGCATCATGTATCTATAACTAGACACATTCGCTATAGATGACTTCTATATGTCGCTATGCAACGTAACATGACAATATTACACATCATGTAGGCGGACAGTGATAATGGAGATACATACCACTACTACTGAATGGATTATCATCAATACTGTTGTCAGAATAGGTGTCTATGAAGGCGATTTCCAAGGTAGTTTTGAAGGAGTGCTTGTTCATAGCGTCGTTTGCGTGGACGGGATGCGGTACCTAAGCAGGGCGTTGCCAAAGTGTTAATTGACGAATCAGCTATCGACGAGTCAGTTAATGGTTTCTACGGTGTATTGGACGTGTGGGCCGCGAAAGTTCCCTTGGATGATCCTCGGCAGCTTCGGAACCTGTCTGAAGAAGCCGGTCACCTCGGCTCGCATCTCGTTGATGGTCCGGTCTCCCAGATTTCGTTTCAGGTCGGCGTTGACCAGCTCGTCGGGGTTCAAGTGCGGGGCGTATGAGGGTAGGAAGTGCACCTCGATCTCGTCGGTGTTGGCGGCGGCCCGGTCTCGGACGGTTCTGGAGCGGTGGACGGAGTGCCCGTCGAGGATGAGGTGGACTTTCCGGTCGGTTTGGCGGATCACACGCTTGAGGAACTCGATGCACGAGGCGACTGTGAAAGTGCTGGCGCAGACGGTGAAATACTTCTTCCCTCTGGGGCTGATGATGCTGATGGCGTTGACGCCAAATCGATTGCCTGTGTCGTCACGGACGGGAGTCGTGCCCCCGCTCTGCCCAGGTCCGTCCGCCGAGGTGGTCGTTGCGGACACCGACCTGGTTGCCGAAGTACACGTCAGCGCCTTCGGCCTTCGCTCTTTTTCTGATGGCGGGGTAGTCCTCGCGCCTCCACTTCTCCGTCGTCTCTGGGGCGGCTTTCCTAGCGCGACGGTCGGGGCGCTGGAGTGACAGGCCCAAGCGCCTCATCACGTTGGTCAACCCGCCCGAGGAGAACGT
It encodes the following:
- a CDS encoding transposase; this encodes MGPRRKEHLLYRRRKNNQKLQYQALKALPWNTTPIGHTTSDNQHGRKETRSVKVTCVDETIKALRLPGANLAIQLHRRRTAGRTKETRETVSNLPAHLAIPEHINHYMRRHWTIENRSHHVRDRTFREDASTVSTGNAPRAMAGLRNLAIGALRLNGAINIAKACRHNAKNPERALPALGITP
- a CDS encoding transposase; the protein is MSATTTSADGPGQSGGTTPVRDDTGNRFGVNAISIISPRGKKYFTVCASTFTVASCIEFLKRVIRQTDRKVHLILDGHSVHRSRTVRDRAAANTDEIEVHFLPSYAPHLNPDELVNADLKRNLGDRTINEMRAEVTGFFRQVPKLPRIIQGNFRGPHVQYTVETIN